The stretch of DNA ACCGTCCGCGCGAGGGTGACGCCGATGCGCTCGACGATGTTGTGCCCGGTGGTCGCCAACAGGTCGTCGTAGACGGCCCGATAGTCGGCGACGGCGTACCACTCGTCCTCGCTCGGGTCGGCCAGCCCGTTGCGAGCGAGCAGCGACCGTGTCCGGTCCTCGAAACAGCCGCAGGTCCGGACGACGCCGTCGACGATCGCTCGGACCGCTCGGCCGGAGACCGCCGCGGCGGACTGTGATCCGTTCTCCATAGGGGACGATCCCGCCCCCGGCGGTTGGAACGTTAGCCAAACGAGTTAGGTGTCGAGTTCGGCGGACGACCGGTGTGGCGTCGGTGGCGCGGTCACGCCCGGGGCACGGCTTTAACCACACGCCCCCCGACAGTCGAGGTATGGCAGACTACACGTTCCTGCGGGTCGAGGTCGAGTCCCGTCTCGTCGGGCGGGTCCTCGACGCGCTCCCCGGCGTCGCGGTGGTCGACGATCTGACGGCCGACGAGGGAGCGGACGACGACGAGACGGACGACACCCGAGCGACAGGTGGCACCGCGACCGCGTCCGACGCCCGGCCCGGCCCCGCCGAGGTCGAAACGACGGTCGAGGCGACAGCGACGGACACGGACGAGGAGCCGTCGGCCTTCCGGGAGTGGGGGCTGCTCGGGGTCGGCCTCGCCTTCGTCGTCCTGGGGCTCGCCACCGTCGGCATCTGGTGGTACCGGCGACGCTCCGACGGCGACGGCGAGCCGGAGACGCCGCCGCCGACGCGACCCGAGACCGACGTCTCGGACTCGCTCGGGCGGGACGCGACCGGGTTCGGGGGGGACGAGCGGGCTGTCGACCGGTCGACGGCCGACGCGGACGAGGAAAGCGACGAAGACGCCGATCCCGATACCGGGGCGTCGTCGGGGCCGACGGACGCGACCGACCGGGACGAGGCGACGGCCCGCGGAGCGGAACCGACGACGCCCGAGACGAAACCGAGCGAAGGAGACGAGACGCCCGAGGGAAGCGAGGCGGCCGAACCGACGCCCGACCCGGAGGCGACGAGGCCGGACACCGATATCGGAGCGCCGGAGTCCGAGTTCGAGCGGCCCGACACCACCTCGCGGACGGTCCTCGGCGAGGGCGACGACGGGCGCGCCGACGCCGTCGAGCCGGGGGACGCCGACGAGGACGAGACGGCCGACGCTGCGGCCTCGGAGGACCGCGGCTCCGTCGACCCGGCACCGCTACTGGGCGTCGCCTTCCTCGCGCTGACCGGCGTCGTCGCCCGACGGCTCGTCGGTCGCGAGACGGCGGATCGGTAGGTCCGACAGGCTAAAGCGCACTGCTCAGAGAGTGTCGGTATGGAGTTCCACGAGGCCGCGAACTTCCTCTTCGAGTTGCGCCGGTTCGCGATGCGACCCGGCACCGACGCCACGCGGGACCTGTTGACGGCGCTCGACGACCCCCACGAGGGCCTCCGCTGTGTCCAGATCGCCGGCTCCAACGGGAAGGGGTCGACCGCCCGAATGGTCGAGCGGTCGCTGCGGGAGGCCGGACTGGACGTCGGGCTCTACACCTCGCCGCACCTCGACGACGTCCGCGAGCGGGTCCGCGTCAACGGCCGGATGGTCGCCGAGTCCGCGCTCGTCGAGTTCGTCGAGGGGGTCCGGCCCCACGTCACGGACCGCGGAGCCGACGGGGCCTCGCCGACGTTCTTCGAGACGCTGACGGCCTTCGCGCTCTGGGAGTTCGACCGGCGCGACGTCGACGTGGCCGTCCTCGAGGTGGGCATCGGCGGCCGCTACGACGCCACGAGCGTCGTCGACCCGGTCGCCAGCGCGGTGACGACGGTGACGCTCGAACACACGGACGTCCTCGGGGACACCGAGGCCGAGATCGCCCGCGACAAGGCACACGTCGCGCCCGCCGACGCGCCGCTGGTGACGGCGACGACGGGCGAGGCGCTGGCCGCGGTCCGCGAGCAGGCCGGCGACGTGGTGACCGTCGGCGACGCGAGCGAGGACCCGGACGTGACCGTCACGTACGGCGGTCGCGAGGGGCTGGAGGGGGCCGTGACCGTCGAGGGACCGGACTGGGCCGTCGACACCCACCTCCCGCTGCTGGGCGAGCACCAGGCCCGCAACGCCGGCGTCGCGGCGGCGCTCGTCCGGCAGGTGGCCGCCGTCGACCGCGAGACGCTGGAACGGGGCCTCCGGAACGCCCACTGGCCGGGCCGGTTCGAGGTGATGGGCCGGGACCCGCTGGTCGTGCTGGACGGCGCACACAACCCCGGCGGGCTGGCGCGGACGACGGCCACGCTGTCGGAGTTCGACTACGACGACTGCCACGCCGTCGTCGGCGCGATGGTCGACAAGGATCTCGGGGGTATGGCCGCCGCCCTCGACGGCGTCGACCACGCGATCGCCTGTCGGCCGAACGTCGACCGGGCGGAGTCCCGCGCCGTCGTCGCCGAGGCGCTGCGCGAGGGGACCGACGCCGAGGTCGAGACCCGCTCGGACGTGACCGGCGCGCTGGAGCTGGCCCTCGACGCGGCCGACGAGTGCGACGCCGTCCTCGTCACCGGGTCGCTGTACGCGGTCCGGGAGGCCCGGACCCGCTGGGCCCGGACGATCGTCGAGAAGGACGTCGACTCGATCCCCGCGGCCCGGGAGACCATCGCGGCCGCCCACGTCACCGACGCCGGCGCGTGGCGGATGCGTGGGAAGGCGGTCCACCGCGTCCTCCGCACCCGGGTCCAGCCCCGCCAGGCCCAGTACCTCAAGGAGGAGCTGCTGTCGCTGGGCGGCGAGTGTGCCGTCTCCGGCCTGAACGACCAGGACGAGGAGCCACTCGACGTGGTGCTGATGGCGACGATGGCGCAGTACCGCCGGCTGGCCGACAAGCTCGACGGCCAGCCCTACGGCCTGTCGCCGTTCGCCGACGAACTCCGGGCGGCCCTGGACATCCAGCAGCCCGACGACGAGGGCCGGGGCTACCCCTGGGAGGACGGCACCGCCGTGATGGGCATCCTGAACATCACGCCGGACTCGTTCCACGACGGCGGCGAGTACAACGCCGTCGAGGACGCCGTCGCACGCGCCGAGCGGATGATCGCCGACGGCGCGGACATCCTCGACGTGGGCGGCGAGTCCACGCGACCGGGAGCCGACCCGATCTCCGCCGCCGAGGAGCGCGACCGGGTGGTCCCGGTGATCGAGCGCCTCGCGGAGCTGGACGCCCACGTCTCCATCGACACCCGGAAGGCCGAGGTGGCCCGGGCGGCGCTGGACGCCGGCGCGGACGTGCTCAACGACGTCTCCGGGCTGGAGGACCCCGAGATGCGGCTGGTCGCGGCCGAACACGACGTGCCGGTGGTCGTGATGCACTCCATCGACACCCCCGTCGACCCCGACACCGAGATCG from Haloarcula litorea encodes:
- the folP gene encoding dihydropteroate synthase, with amino-acid sequence MEFHEAANFLFELRRFAMRPGTDATRDLLTALDDPHEGLRCVQIAGSNGKGSTARMVERSLREAGLDVGLYTSPHLDDVRERVRVNGRMVAESALVEFVEGVRPHVTDRGADGASPTFFETLTAFALWEFDRRDVDVAVLEVGIGGRYDATSVVDPVASAVTTVTLEHTDVLGDTEAEIARDKAHVAPADAPLVTATTGEALAAVREQAGDVVTVGDASEDPDVTVTYGGREGLEGAVTVEGPDWAVDTHLPLLGEHQARNAGVAAALVRQVAAVDRETLERGLRNAHWPGRFEVMGRDPLVVLDGAHNPGGLARTTATLSEFDYDDCHAVVGAMVDKDLGGMAAALDGVDHAIACRPNVDRAESRAVVAEALREGTDAEVETRSDVTGALELALDAADECDAVLVTGSLYAVREARTRWARTIVEKDVDSIPAARETIAAAHVTDAGAWRMRGKAVHRVLRTRVQPRQAQYLKEELLSLGGECAVSGLNDQDEEPLDVVLMATMAQYRRLADKLDGQPYGLSPFADELRAALDIQQPDDEGRGYPWEDGTAVMGILNITPDSFHDGGEYNAVEDAVARAERMIADGADILDVGGESTRPGADPISAAEERDRVVPVIERLAELDAHVSIDTRKAEVARAALDAGADVLNDVSGLEDPEMRLVAAEHDVPVVVMHSIDTPVDPDTEIDYDDVVEDCIDELTERVLLAEKAGLDREQILVDPGIGFGKTPAEDFELLDRLPEFRALGCPILVGHSHKSVFGLVGEEPGDCLEATVAGTTLAAERGADVVRVHDVAENATAVRVAEAAADPERFEDA